Within Mycobacterium botniense, the genomic segment TGATGGTCGAACTGAGGGCTGTTCGCGCCCGCAGCGCCCGCTCCGACAACGAAGTTCCCGTGCGAGCCGCCGGCTTCGGCGTTCTCGCCGTCCGACAGCGTCATGGCGGCGTGCCCGGCGTTGCCGCCGCCGTGGTCGTACCAGCCGACGCTGATCGTGCCAGGGCCGCCGATGCCGGGCCGGAACCCCAGCGACGCCAGCCATTGGCCCATGTTGACGGTGGTGGGCAATCCGACGTTAGGGATGCCGAGCGCGCCGGCGATGACGCGGCCCACCATCCCCGAGCAGTCGTGGCGTGTGGCTTGACTGTAGGGCGTGCCGATCATCGAGTAAGCGGCCTGCACGTCGGGTCCGATGGCTCCCCCGCCTTGACGGTGCAGCGCGCGCCGGAACGCGTACACCGCGCCGTGACCGCCCATCGCGTCCACGTCGTCAGCGGTGAGGACGTGCTCGCCGTCTGCGCCCCAAAACAGCGCCGAGTCTTTGCCTTTCGGCCCAGGAGCGCGCAGGCCACCGCCGGAGTGGCCGGCGAGCTGATGGTAGAGCCCTACGCCCGCGCCGCCTATGCCGCCGATGGCGGTTCCCAGGCCCGAACACCGATCCGAGGGCGGCACCGGTCGCGGCATCGGTGCCGACCACGGCCGCGCCGTGCCAGAACCCGCTGGGACCCGTCGCGTGTTGCAGCGCGTCACCGCCAAGCTGCGCGCCGAGAGCCAAGGCGCCCCCCTTGGCGAGACGTCCCAAAGCGCCGCTGAGGCGCCCCGTCGAGGCGGTGGCCGCGTCCTCCTCGGCGACGATCGTGCCGAGCCCGCTGGCGATTGGCGCGAGAACGGTTTCGGCGATCTTGGCGGCCTTGAATATCGCCCACGCGCCGCCCAGCGCGCCGAGCGCGTCGATGACGCCATGCATGATGCCTGGATGCTGCGCTAGGGCGTTAGCTACGTCCTGACGACGTTCAGGGCGGTCGTCGCGGCGGGCAGGAAGTCGTTACCGATCGCAATCGCGGCCGCCCCGAACGCGGCCTTCCCGCATTTTCGCGTTGAGAGTTCCCTGGGATTCGTGGAATCCCTTGACCGTTCCGTCCGCCTCCTGGGTGCTCTCGGCGATCCCTTTGATCCTGCCGTTGACCTCGTCGGTGTGCTCTCCGGTGATTTGCAGCGCGACCGCGGCGGCGGACATTGTTCCGGTCACTTCGTTGAGTGCCTGGTTCAGCGTCTCCAGGGTCTGGCCGCCGGTTAGCCGCTTGCTGAAGCCTTCGACCTTGTCGTCGAGCGCCTGGTATTGCTTGAGCTGCGTCGCGTCCTGCTCGTTCGACTTACGAACAACCATCTGGTATTCGCGGTGCCCAATTGTGTGGTTGTGCAACGCCTCAGCGGCTGCCTCGCGGCCGGCGACATCTTGGTCAGCATCTCGTTCATGTCGTTGACCGCTTGCGCGCCTTGAGCACATCGCCGGTGTTGAGCAGCTTTGTCGACGGGTCTACCTTCTGTGCGAGCGTTGTAGGAGGCATTGGTGCCCGCCAGGCCGCGCGCCCGTTCGGGCCGCCGAGCTTCTGCGACACGTCGTCTGCGTCAATCCCCACTGCTGCATCGCCTGCCGCGCGGAGCGTCCGCCCCGGACAGGGCGCGCATCGCGTTGTTCATTTGCTCGGCGCCCTGAGCCGCCGACGTACCAGACTGGGTGATCTGCGCCAGCGTCCCCACACATCAGCCAATGAGGTGCAGTTGTGCGGCGGTCGGCTCAATCGTGTGCGCCCGCGAATTCCTGCAAGGGAACCTTGATTCGCCGACCGCGGTCACCAGCTGCGACATGACTTTCGCCGCCTGGTCGGCCGGGATGTGGAAGTCCTGAAGCGACGTCGTCAGCACGTTGACGACCTCGGGCAGCGGCGCCTGCTCCGCGTTGGCGCCCTGCGCCGCGGCCTGCAACACCTTGAACCCGTCGGCGGCCGAGTATCCGGCCTTGGTGATGGTGTACATGCCCTCGGCCAGCTCACCGGCGGTGTAGCCGACTTGGCCGGCCAGCTTCAGAATGCCGTCGGAGGCGGTTTTCAAGTCCTGTGCTGGAAGGCCGGCCGAGGCATGCAGTTTCATCATGCGCTGGAAATCGCCGGCCTTCTTAGTGGTTTCGACGAACGCCACACCGAGGCCAGCTACGGAGGCGACACCGATCGCGTTGAACACCTGGCCGGCGCGGCTGGCCGAGGTCGCGCTCTTGTCCATCGCGCTGCCGAGCCGGCTGTGCGCGGCCTCGGCGGCGACCATCGCATCGACGTGATCACGTTGTGCTTTCGATGCGCGGGCATGTCGGCTAACGCCACGTTGGCTGCAGCGGCCTTGCTGCTGTCGGCGCCGTATTTCGCGGTGGTCTCGTTGAGCCGCTTTTGGGCCACCTCGACTTGGCCCATCGACCGCATCCGCGCGGCTTCTTCCTCGGCGGCTGCCGCAGCACGGTATTCGTCTTGCAGTCCGCGCAGCGCGGCGCGCGCGGCGCTGCCGTCGATCGCCGACAACGCTCGTGTCAGCGCGCCGCCGAGGCCGCGTCCGATGTCGTCACCGGCGCGGCTGAAAATCGCTTTCGCTTCGCGGGCGGCCAGTTGGGCGGCCGCGACATCGAGCCGTGACTTGACATCTAAATAGACCGGCACGGCTCACTCACCGCCTTTCATACCGTAGAGGCCGCTTATGTGGCTTTTAGCGCGCCGCACTAACTCAGCGCGCTCTAACTCCTTGCGCTCAAGCAAGATCGCGTCCAATGGCTCCAACAGCGCCGCGATGTCTGGTTGCGGAGCGCCACGGTCCGCGCGCCGCCAACTCACGGGTCATGCGCGCCAACAGTTTCCTGTCGTACGTCCAGTCGATGTAGGTGGCGATCACCTTCACGTCTTTGGGAGGAGCCCCGGCGGCCGGAATTCTTAG encodes:
- a CDS encoding phage tail tape measure protein, with translation MVAAEAAHSRLGSAMDKSATSASRAGQVFNAIGVASVAGLGVAFVETTKKAGDFQRMMKLHASAGLPAQDLKTASDGILKLAGQVGYTAGELAEGMYTITKAGYSAADGFKVLQAAAQGANAEQAPLPEVVNVLTTSLQDFHIPADQAAKVMSQLVTAVGESRFPCRNSRAHTIEPTAAQLHLIG